A genomic segment from Roseibium algicola encodes:
- a CDS encoding methyltransferase type 11 has product MKKSVYSRPNKPFFVSVQHRASRDIPKALDIKKPLVIDKASECHVTPCSVAHRMVEYLGPPGDFCTLEPSAGTGALVSTLLANGYPSEKICAIERHHKLAAHVETLGVPVIQTCFLTYAEEVKGRAEFQRIVMNPPFSKVLRHIEAAMSLLGQNGDSLPATLVALVPVTFDHDEAETLETLPEDTFSTCRVRTKVIRFIQDVDEGNRRERNR; this is encoded by the coding sequence ATGAAAAAATCCGTCTATTCGCGCCCGAACAAACCCTTCTTTGTCTCCGTTCAGCACCGGGCCAGCCGCGACATTCCCAAGGCTCTGGACATCAAAAAACCTCTTGTCATCGACAAAGCAAGCGAGTGCCACGTGACACCCTGCAGCGTGGCCCACCGCATGGTCGAATACCTGGGACCGCCAGGAGATTTCTGTACCCTGGAACCGAGTGCAGGCACTGGCGCACTGGTATCGACACTGCTGGCGAACGGATACCCTTCAGAGAAAATTTGCGCTATTGAGCGCCACCACAAGCTCGCCGCCCACGTGGAAACGCTTGGTGTCCCGGTCATTCAAACCTGTTTTCTGACCTATGCCGAGGAGGTCAAAGGCAGGGCTGAGTTTCAGAGAATTGTCATGAACCCTCCATTTTCGAAGGTTCTTAGACATATCGAGGCCGCCATGTCGCTCCTCGGGCAGAACGGCGACAGCTTGCCAGCTACGCTTGTCGCCTTGGTTCCGGTCACATTCGATCATGATGAAGCTGAAACGCTTGAAACTTTACCGGAAGATACGTTCTCGACGTGTCGGGTGCGGACCAAAGTTATCCGTTTCATTCAAGATGTTGACGAAGGCAACAGACGTGAACGCAACAGGTGA
- a CDS encoding TerC/Alx family metal homeostasis membrane protein: MNLLLTEVMGEPIWMWGTFLALMLGLLVFDLGVLHRRPHEIGFRESLLLSALYISLGLLFSLWIWQILGAHAAMLYLTGYVVEKTLSLDNVFVIALIFSYFAIPRAYQHKVLIWGIVGVIVLRGVMIGAGTVIISHFDWVLYIFAVFLIFTGVKMLLNGDHQFEVADNPVLRLLRRWLPLSSCLHGYRFFIRSGSRLLATPLLLTLFMVETADLIFAIDSIPAIFSITADPYIVYTPNIFAVLGLRALYFVLVVLIARFTYLKYALSLVLVFIGSKVFLAELFPLEKFPPALSLVITVLLITGGILLSLFSQRPPECSPMSATNPRPTRLIK; this comes from the coding sequence ATGAACCTGTTGCTGACGGAAGTGATGGGGGAACCGATATGGATGTGGGGAACATTCCTTGCACTCATGCTAGGTCTGCTCGTTTTCGATTTGGGCGTTCTACACCGCCGTCCACATGAGATTGGTTTTAGAGAAAGCCTGCTTCTTTCCGCGTTGTACATCAGCCTGGGACTGCTGTTCAGCCTTTGGATCTGGCAGATACTCGGCGCTCACGCCGCGATGCTCTACCTGACAGGCTATGTCGTCGAAAAGACCCTGTCATTGGACAATGTGTTCGTCATTGCCCTTATCTTCAGCTACTTCGCGATACCAAGAGCTTATCAGCACAAGGTCCTGATCTGGGGGATTGTGGGGGTAATTGTCTTGCGCGGTGTGATGATTGGCGCAGGTACGGTAATCATCTCCCACTTCGATTGGGTTTTGTACATCTTCGCAGTGTTTCTCATATTCACTGGCGTCAAGATGCTCTTGAACGGTGATCATCAATTTGAAGTCGCCGACAACCCAGTTCTGCGGCTGTTACGTAGATGGTTGCCACTTTCGTCCTGTCTCCACGGATACCGGTTTTTCATCCGCTCCGGATCGAGACTTCTTGCAACACCATTGCTGTTGACGCTCTTCATGGTCGAAACCGCCGACCTCATTTTTGCAATTGACTCTATTCCGGCGATTTTCTCGATTACGGCTGATCCTTACATTGTCTACACACCCAACATTTTTGCAGTTCTTGGGCTTCGAGCGCTGTATTTCGTACTTGTGGTTCTCATCGCTCGGTTCACCTATCTGAAATATGCGCTGTCGCTGGTTCTGGTGTTCATCGGCAGCAAGGTTTTCCTCGCTGAATTATTCCCTCTGGAGAAATTTCCACCAGCTTTATCGCTGGTGATCACGGTGCTGCTAATCACCGGTGGGATTTTGCTCTCGTTGTTTTCACAGCGACCACCGGAATGTTCTCCAATGAGCGCTACAAATCCGCGACCCACGAGATTGATTAAATAA
- a CDS encoding ParB/RepB/Spo0J family partition protein: protein MTKTKATTNEIKVAFKKLALDPKNVRKKADQNGIQSLAANIAVNGVLQNLIVRPDVKRGHYLVTGGGRRYRAVEYLIKEGVLTIDYELSCQVRTEEEATELSLAENVMREAMDPADQFRAFKVFADEGTTVEEIAKRFGTTALIVTKRLKLARVSQVLFELFEKGEMELSQLQAFTVSDDHEAQERVWNSLPRHYRNGYDIRRALTDGKIPASDKRIQFIGGLDAVRNAGGIVICDLFSERDGGYVEDVALVEKLVAEKIEATTQEIAAEGWKWVRYQAELDYTAMQAFGREYPKQQQFSNEDQTELGRLQAESDDAATRYNETGNEEDREAFEVADEAIENLQAKYVAEFSGDQKAACGTIISIGYHGELRVERGLIDPADAKAKPATSDKAEEKELDTASHSKALIAELTACKTSVLRMELAKNPDVALAVAVHSMAIKTLYNHSAARDNGTIEISLDSACLESQIKDAGRCKVLDAIERQRESWKSVLPLDPAELWNWCLNVSQMTLLELQAFCVAQTINAIEYGEGYNKTGVDHGNRIGLALGTDVTEHFHPTAENYFSRVKLEIIHQSLVEACGEETAAPVRKMKKKEAAAYAYDKVAGTGWVPSLMTFFDGTPVPEEIIEAAA from the coding sequence ATGACCAAGACCAAAGCCACCACCAACGAAATCAAAGTCGCTTTCAAAAAGCTCGCGCTCGACCCGAAGAACGTCCGTAAGAAAGCAGATCAGAACGGCATTCAATCACTTGCAGCCAACATTGCGGTCAATGGCGTGTTGCAGAACCTGATTGTCCGCCCGGATGTGAAACGGGGCCACTATCTGGTGACCGGCGGGGGCCGCCGCTATCGAGCCGTGGAATATCTGATCAAGGAAGGTGTGCTGACGATTGACTATGAACTCTCCTGCCAGGTCAGAACCGAGGAGGAAGCAACCGAACTCAGCCTTGCCGAGAATGTCATGCGCGAAGCCATGGACCCGGCAGACCAGTTCCGCGCCTTCAAAGTTTTTGCCGATGAGGGAACGACGGTGGAAGAAATCGCAAAGCGCTTTGGCACTACCGCGTTGATCGTCACCAAGCGCCTGAAACTCGCCCGTGTCTCTCAGGTCCTGTTTGAGCTTTTCGAGAAAGGTGAAATGGAACTGTCCCAGCTTCAGGCGTTCACCGTCAGTGACGATCACGAGGCACAGGAAAGGGTTTGGAACTCCCTGCCACGGCATTACCGCAACGGTTATGACATTCGCCGGGCTTTGACCGATGGCAAGATCCCCGCATCCGATAAGAGGATCCAATTCATCGGCGGTCTGGACGCCGTGCGCAACGCAGGCGGCATCGTGATCTGCGATCTCTTTTCGGAGCGTGACGGCGGTTATGTCGAAGACGTTGCTTTGGTTGAAAAGCTGGTCGCGGAAAAGATCGAAGCAACAACTCAGGAAATCGCAGCAGAAGGCTGGAAATGGGTTCGGTATCAGGCAGAACTTGATTACACGGCTATGCAAGCATTTGGCCGGGAGTATCCGAAACAGCAGCAGTTTTCCAATGAAGATCAGACAGAGCTTGGGCGACTGCAGGCAGAAAGCGACGATGCGGCCACTCGCTACAACGAAACAGGCAACGAGGAAGACCGGGAGGCCTTCGAGGTTGCTGACGAGGCAATTGAGAACCTGCAGGCAAAATACGTCGCTGAGTTTTCCGGTGATCAGAAAGCGGCTTGCGGCACCATCATTTCAATTGGCTATCATGGTGAGCTGCGCGTAGAGCGCGGGCTGATCGACCCGGCAGATGCAAAGGCTAAGCCGGCCACCAGCGACAAGGCTGAAGAGAAGGAATTGGATACCGCGTCCCATTCCAAGGCATTGATTGCCGAATTGACAGCCTGCAAGACCTCCGTGCTGCGCATGGAGTTGGCAAAGAACCCTGATGTTGCACTCGCCGTTGCAGTTCATTCCATGGCGATCAAGACGCTCTATAACCACAGCGCGGCCCGGGACAACGGCACGATTGAAATCAGCCTCGACAGCGCGTGCCTGGAAAGCCAGATCAAGGACGCCGGACGGTGCAAGGTTCTGGATGCGATTGAGCGCCAGCGTGAAAGCTGGAAATCGGTTCTGCCTCTTGATCCGGCTGAACTCTGGAACTGGTGTCTGAACGTCTCGCAAATGACCCTGCTGGAGTTGCAGGCCTTCTGTGTCGCCCAGACCATCAATGCAATCGAGTATGGCGAGGGTTACAACAAAACTGGCGTCGATCACGGCAACCGGATCGGATTGGCCCTTGGCACAGATGTCACCGAGCACTTCCATCCGACTGCCGAAAACTACTTCTCCCGAGTGAAGCTCGAAATCATTCACCAAAGCCTTGTTGAGGCTTGCGGAGAGGAAACAGCGGCTCCTGTTCGCAAGATGAAGAAGAAGGAAGCCGCAGCCTATGCCTACGACAAGGTAGCAGGGACCGGCTGGGTGCCAAGTCTGATGACATTCTTTGACGGCACTCCTGTGCCTGAGGAAATTATCGAAGCGGCAGCGTAA
- a CDS encoding tyrosine-type recombinase/integrase produces MSTFNLPMVVPAKKAWNHGRIIGQKRPLLPKHVWAIRVRLELAGAVRDLALFNMAVDSKLRGCDLVRLKVADVFSAGAVKERTSILQSKTKSPVRFEITDGTRKALMEWISNPVMTGHEYLWPGRFHDRPHISTRQYARLLKDWVRSIGLEPSAYGTHSLRRTKVAQIYKKTGNLRAVQLLLGHTKMDSTVRYLGVELEDSLTISEGVEI; encoded by the coding sequence ATGTCTACTTTCAACCTGCCGATGGTGGTGCCCGCCAAGAAGGCATGGAACCACGGTCGCATTATCGGTCAGAAAAGGCCACTGCTCCCAAAACATGTCTGGGCGATCCGCGTTCGCCTCGAACTGGCCGGCGCCGTCCGTGATCTGGCGCTTTTCAATATGGCAGTCGATAGCAAACTGCGCGGCTGCGATCTGGTCCGACTGAAAGTCGCGGACGTCTTCTCGGCTGGCGCAGTCAAGGAACGAACCTCGATTTTGCAGAGCAAGACAAAATCGCCGGTGCGGTTCGAAATCACCGATGGCACCCGAAAGGCCCTCATGGAGTGGATCAGCAATCCGGTGATGACCGGTCACGAGTACCTCTGGCCTGGCCGTTTCCATGACCGCCCGCATATATCGACGCGGCAATACGCTCGTCTCTTGAAGGACTGGGTGCGCTCGATCGGCTTGGAACCGAGCGCGTATGGCACGCATTCCCTGAGACGGACGAAGGTCGCCCAAATCTATAAAAAGACCGGCAACCTGCGAGCGGTTCAGCTTCTTCTCGGCCACACGAAGATGGACAGCACCGTCCGATACCTCGGCGTAGAACTCGAAGACTCGCTAACGATCTCTGAAGGCGTAGAGATCTGA
- a CDS encoding DUF3560 domain-containing protein has translation MSQDNYTATYSPEDNKLRLYADRRLDAETYAHVKEMGFKWAPKQELFVAPKWTPAREDFLIELADDIEPEMTTLAERAEAKAERLDALADKRDRESNAFMRAADDLSQAFYMGQPILVGHHSERKARKTQERMHNAMDKSVRAAKSVQYWQWKAAGVERFANMKNNPRVRANRIKTLLAELRDHQRALNHAALCVKVWEKATSDETIAKLSGMRLKTGDLCYWDHQRAFRDGSMTAQDLRETSMRNAQKILDSETRRRWIDHILNRLAYERDLLGPVERYEGEITSVILQGFAREHGAHKPNAEVNETGFKLTSSAPLPLHIANAESLDLSADDWRDLMQAVGYVVPNKKPTLPPILNFRAGNRKIVAATGNIYGRKDAFRQIELTKDQYSKVWQDLRGTRTSACGLFRFKICKDPTSTEAYYMRPWVAVFLTDSKEHPAPDGFKERADSV, from the coding sequence ATGAGCCAAGACAACTACACCGCAACCTATAGCCCGGAAGACAACAAGCTACGTCTTTACGCAGATCGCAGGCTAGACGCCGAAACATACGCACACGTCAAAGAGATGGGGTTCAAGTGGGCACCGAAACAGGAGTTGTTTGTTGCTCCCAAATGGACCCCGGCACGCGAAGACTTCCTTATAGAACTGGCTGATGACATCGAACCGGAGATGACCACGCTGGCGGAGCGGGCTGAGGCAAAGGCCGAACGCCTCGATGCCCTTGCTGATAAACGGGACCGTGAATCAAACGCCTTCATGCGGGCCGCCGACGATCTTTCCCAGGCATTCTACATGGGCCAACCAATTCTTGTCGGGCATCACTCCGAACGCAAGGCACGGAAAACCCAGGAACGCATGCACAATGCCATGGACAAGTCGGTCAGGGCCGCAAAATCGGTTCAGTACTGGCAATGGAAGGCTGCGGGCGTTGAACGTTTCGCCAACATGAAAAACAATCCTCGCGTCCGTGCCAACCGCATCAAAACCCTGCTGGCCGAATTGCGCGACCATCAGCGCGCGCTTAATCACGCCGCCCTTTGCGTGAAGGTTTGGGAGAAAGCCACAAGCGACGAAACAATCGCCAAACTCTCCGGCATGCGTCTCAAAACTGGTGATCTCTGTTACTGGGACCATCAACGCGCCTTCCGTGATGGCTCCATGACTGCTCAGGACCTGCGGGAAACCTCAATGCGCAATGCTCAAAAGATCCTGGACAGCGAGACTCGTCGCCGCTGGATCGATCACATCTTGAACCGGCTGGCATACGAACGTGATTTGCTGGGACCGGTTGAGCGATACGAAGGAGAGATAACGTCCGTCATTCTGCAAGGTTTTGCCCGCGAGCACGGCGCGCACAAGCCTAATGCCGAGGTCAACGAGACCGGCTTCAAACTAACGAGCTCGGCACCCTTGCCGCTGCATATTGCCAATGCGGAATCGCTCGACCTTAGCGCGGACGATTGGCGCGACCTGATGCAAGCAGTCGGTTATGTCGTTCCGAATAAGAAACCGACACTTCCGCCTATCCTCAATTTCAGGGCCGGGAACCGGAAAATCGTCGCGGCGACAGGCAATATCTACGGTCGGAAGGACGCCTTCCGCCAGATCGAACTCACCAAAGACCAATATTCCAAGGTCTGGCAGGACCTGCGAGGCACCCGAACCAGCGCGTGCGGTTTGTTCCGGTTCAAGATCTGTAAGGATCCGACCAGCACAGAAGCCTATTACATGCGCCCATGGGTGGCAGTGTTCCTGACAGACTCAAAGGAACATCCGGCACCGGATGGCTTCAAGGAACGGGCCGACAGCGTTTGA
- a CDS encoding restriction endonuclease, producing the protein MTRRFQGNHLEKLGEKNTLPVPDAFRRVIDNKPLVVHPSFRNLSVRFLRKDVVNHDLLAKLMEETGLNNSRLQRLLSRLPAEVLLNENSFTFPQAFMKFLAAFFNIENEVHLTARGDFFEATDKTTSQLRHEALSEICAQNLPDDFDPSELVGNFGEVNNETLESLSNTDVSDAYETLDACVDQYSIAALVNDEKSAELCRSAQKKILESAALDPTSLFKMSSRNFEKLVYSVFSELGCDCELTASSSDGGFDVFVRAKGVLGTQAQIFECKRFGPDRPVGVEIVRSLLGTVTKDLCNGATLVTTSTFTSGANALQSSNSYILNLMDYGQLMKCVFKAVGPLDKAVHS; encoded by the coding sequence ATGACCCGTAGATTTCAGGGTAATCATCTGGAGAAACTCGGAGAGAAAAATACCCTTCCGGTTCCCGACGCTTTTCGACGAGTGATTGATAATAAACCTTTGGTGGTTCATCCGAGCTTTCGCAATTTGTCCGTGAGATTCTTACGCAAGGACGTAGTTAATCACGACCTCTTGGCGAAACTCATGGAAGAAACCGGGCTGAATAATTCGCGGCTTCAGCGTTTGCTATCTCGCCTGCCTGCGGAGGTTCTTCTCAACGAGAATTCGTTTACTTTTCCGCAGGCGTTTATGAAATTCTTGGCTGCATTTTTCAACATAGAGAACGAGGTGCATTTGACGGCACGTGGAGATTTTTTTGAAGCGACCGATAAGACCACGTCTCAATTGAGACACGAAGCCCTAAGCGAAATTTGCGCACAGAACTTACCCGACGATTTTGACCCCAGTGAGCTTGTCGGTAACTTCGGTGAAGTTAATAATGAGACTTTGGAAAGCCTATCAAATACTGATGTTTCTGACGCATACGAGACGCTGGATGCTTGTGTTGACCAGTACTCGATTGCAGCACTTGTAAATGACGAGAAGTCAGCAGAATTATGCAGGTCGGCTCAGAAAAAAATATTGGAAAGCGCTGCTTTAGATCCGACGTCTCTGTTCAAAATGTCTTCAAGAAACTTCGAGAAACTTGTCTATTCTGTCTTCTCAGAACTTGGCTGTGACTGCGAACTTACGGCGTCTTCATCAGATGGTGGCTTTGATGTATTTGTACGAGCGAAGGGAGTGTTAGGGACACAGGCTCAGATTTTCGAGTGCAAAAGGTTTGGTCCTGATAGACCAGTTGGAGTGGAAATTGTGAGAAGTTTGCTTGGAACCGTGACCAAGGATTTGTGCAATGGCGCTACCTTGGTGACTACATCTACCTTCACTTCTGGAGCAAATGCATTGCAATCATCTAATTCATATATTTTGAACTTGATGGACTATGGACAGTTGATGAAGTGTGTGTTTAAGGCTGTAGGCCCGTTGGATAAAGCAGTTCATAGCTGA